From the genome of Streptomyces spinoverrucosus:
ACAGAGGACGATTCACCGGACGGCTCGCCGTCGGGACGCTCGGGCGGCGGGACGGTACTCACGCTCTTGCACTCTCTGTTCGTCAGGTTGTGCTTGCTACGCGAAGCGGCCGTAGGCCGCCAGACGCTCACCGGCGCCGCCCTCCAGCCACTCCCCGGTGTCCGGCTCGAAGGGGACCGGTACCCCGCCCTCGGCCTCGGGGATGAAGGGCATGTCCACCGTGTCCCACACAAACGTCCGTAGGAAGGCGGCGAAGCCGCCGTCGAACCGGGCGGTGTCCGCTCCCCGACCCGGTCGGCCCGCAACGGTCCAGCGGTCCGGGTCGTCGCCGGCGGTCACCCAGTACAGTCCGTCGCCGCCCGTGGTGAACCCCCAGGGCAGCCAGCCGCCGGGCTCGGGGAAGAGCGGCACGCGAGGCGCCTGCCCGGTGAGCTCGGCACGGGTTCGGGCGCTCCGGCGCTCCTGGTCCAGGCGCGCGGCCAACTCGGTGTTGCTGTTCTCCACGCCGGGGACGCAGACGATCAGATACTCGTCGAAACTGCCCGGCCCGAACCAGTACACGTACTCCTTGTAGTCCGCCGGCAGCCGGGTTCCCACGGCAGCCTCGGCCCGGTCCCAGTCGACCTGGTAGCGCCGCGGGACGGTCAGGCCCGCGTCACGGGCGAGTTGCTCGATGCTCACGGCGTTCCTCCAGAGGTCGGCGGGAGTCCGTCGGGGGTGTTGTGGACGGTCCAGTGCTGGAGGCGGCCACTGCTGCCCAGCGCGTACAGCTCGACGGTGACGGGCACGGGGTTGCTGCCCTCGTACCGGGGGACGGAGGCGTAGAAGATCCGCTCCCCGGCGTCGAGTCTCGCGCGCACGGCCGACTCGTATCCTTCCATGACGTCGGAGTTGGCCGCGTTGTACATCTTCACCAGGTTGCGCCGGTTCCGGCCGTTGCCGCCCAGCTGGCGTCCGAGCAGATGCCCGCGGGCCCAGCCCCGCTGTCCGTCGAGGTGCTGCCACCCCGCCGGGTTGCTGCGGTCGGTACCGCGGCCCCGGGTGGTGTCGCCGCCCATGATGTCCGTGTCCTTGCCCGGGTCGGCCTTCCTGCCGCGACCGCGGTAGTCGACCGCGTCCGCCCGGAGGCAGGCGGTTACACCGGTGGCCCGATCCCGGGAGTCCAGCGGATGGTAGTACACCCAGGACTTGCCGCCGCCCTTCATGCAGTTGCCCGGCTGGTTGTTCCACTCGGCGAGGAGACCCTTGAACTCCTCGCTCAGCTCACCCTGCTGGTCGAAGCCCGGGAAGTGTTTGAAGAACCTGCGCAGTTCCTTCTCGCTCAGCCCCAGGTCCTTCAGTGACCGGGTGAACGACTCGTCCACGAACCGGTCGTGCTCGTCGTCCGTGGTGGCCGCGGTGGTCGGACGCGCCGTCTCGGTGAACAGCGCATCCTTGATCAGCTCCTGCCACGGCGGCGGGGGCGGAGGCGGAGGCGGGCCGGGATCGACGCAGGAATAGACGCACACGTCGGGCCCGCCGCCGGGACCACCGCCGGAACCCCCGTAGTAAGTGCTGATCACACGGCCGCGGTACGGGCCGGTGCGGTAGTTGTTCGGGCCTGACGGCTGGACTCCAGGACTGGAGTCGGGCCTCGTGACGGGGCCCCAGTGGGTCGTGGGTTCGCGCGTCAGGCTCCGGTACAGGTCGTAGGCATCCCAGGCCCAGCCGATCGGGCCGAGCGCCCGCTTGCCGACGAAACGCAGCACCTTTCCGGGGTTCCTAACCACCCAGCGGGCACCCGACTTGGCCGCCTGGTACCCCTTGTTGGCGTACCTTTCGGCTTCCCGGATCCCCCGGTCCACCCAGTCGGTGTCGATGCAGCCGCCGAACAGGCACACGTCGTGTCCGCTCGGGTCGGTGTTCACCAGCGGGTTACCGTTGCCGTACCCGTACCGGTTCGCGTTGATCGACGGCACCGGGTTCAGCGTCCAGGAGTCCCGGGCGGAGAAGCCCCCAGTCGCCGGGTCGTACCAGCGGGCATGCATGTTCACCTGGCCTGTGGCCGGGTCGGTGTACTCACCCTGGTAGCCCAGCGCGCTGGTGGCGCCCGACCGGGCGGTCACCTCGCCGAACGGTGAGTAGCCGGTCGAGCCGGTCAGCGCGCCCGTGGCCGGATCGAAGGCACCGGTGACGTCGTCGTGCAGGCCCGACAGCAGCACGGCGGCGTTCGTGCCGTCCGCGTCGGCCGAGGACAGGGGGTCACCGGCCGGATCGCGGAAGACCAGCCCGCCGGCCACGGCGACCGGGTTGTTGGACAGGTCGGCGTATTCCAGGGACTGGCTGCCCCGGCTCACCAGTCGGCCCAGCGCGTCGTACGCGTACGCCGTGCCGTCCGCCGACACCATCCGGCCGAGCGCGTCGAAGGCCGCCGTGTGGCTGCCGCTCCCGTCACTACTGCCGGTGCGGGCACCGCGTGCCGAGTACGTGTACGTCGTGTCCCCGGCCGACAGCAGGCGATTGCGCTCGTCGTACGTCGCCGTCACATCGCCCGCGCTCGTGCGGTTGCCCGCCGCGTCCCAGGTGTACGACGTGACCGTGTCGTCTGCGCCGGTCCAACTGGTCAGGCGGCCGGCCCAGTCGTAGCCGTAGGACTGGGTGCCCGCGCCCGCGGTGCCGGTCGTCGTCTTCTCGGTCAGGTGGGACGCCTCGTCGTAGCGGTATGCCGCCGATGCCGTCGTCGTGCCGGACGGGGATTTCAAAGTGTCCGACGTCGGACGGTCCAGGACGTCATAGCCCAGCGAGCGCGTCACGCCCGCGGCGCCGTACGCCACCGACGTCAGGCGGGATGCCGTGTCGTAGCCGTACGTATGCGTCGCCTGGGTCAGCGCATCCACCGTCGTCCTCAGGCGGCCTGCGGTGTCGTAGCCAAAGGTGGCCTGGCCCGCCGCGTCCGTGCGTCCGTGCGTCCGGTGAGCCTGCCCTCCTCGTCGTAGGAGAAGGTCGCCGTGCCCGCCCCGTCCTCGTCGCTTATCCCGGTCACCCGGCCCGCCAGGTCGTACGTCGTGCGGCTGGTGCGCCCTGCGGGGTCGTCACCGACGCGGGCAGGCCGGTGGGGCCGTAGGTGTAGGCGGTCACGCCGCCCGCGGTGTCCCTGGCGGTGAGCAGGTCGCCCGCCGCATTGTAGGTGCCGGACGTGGTCAGGCCGGTAGGGCTCTTCGTCGACAGCAGGTTTCCGGCGTCGTCGTAAGTGAGCGTTGTGGTGAACGCACCCTGCACGGGGCGGCGTTCGAACACCGTGGCTGTGACCTGGCGGCCGAGGTCGTCGTACGTCGCCTCCGTGCGGGCACCCGTCGGGTCGGTGGCCGACAGCTGCTCGCCCAGCAGGTCGTAGGTGAAGGTGGACACCGGGGCGGTGGCGCCGTCCTCGGGGGCCGGTTCCTCCACCTTGGCCAGGTTGCCGAGCTGGTCGTAGGTGTAGGTGGTGACCTTGCCCAGAGCGTCGGTCTCGCTCGCCAGGTTGCCGGCCGCGTCGTAGGTCCGGGTGGCCTTCGACGTCAGCGGGGCCGTGGCGCCGGGCGGGGTGTAGTCGGGCAGCGTCGTGCTCGTCGCCCGGCCCAGGCGGTCGTACGCGGTGCGCGTGACGTGGCCGTTGGGGTCGCGGACGTCGGTCGCCTCGCCGAAGGTGTTGTAGCCGACGGTGACGGTCGGGCGGACGGTGGCCGCCGGGGACTGCCGGGTCTGGGCCGTCACCGGGGCCTGGCGGGTCTCGACCAGGCGGCCGAGCGCGTCGTAGCGGTGGTCGGTGGTGTGGGCGGCCGGGTCGGCGCCGGTGGCGTTGCCGCGCGGGGATGTCACGGCGACGACCAGGCCGCGGTCGTCGACCTCGTAGGTGGTGACGAGGTCGTCGGTGCCGTTCTCCACCGTCTCGCGGGTGATGTCACCGGTGGCGTTGCGGTGGTAGCTGACCTTCTCGGTACGGGTTCCGCCCGCCCCCGTGGCGGTCACGGCGAGGACGGCGCCGCCCGCGTCGTAGGTGTAGGCGGTACGGCGGGCCAGGCCCGTCGGGTCCAGGACGTCGGCGGTGGTGCGGCCGGCGGCGTCCACCTCGTAGGCGGTGGTGACCTTGCCGTTGCCGGTGGTCTCCCGCACGAGGTGTCCCGCGGCGTCGTACGTGCGATCGCTCAGCATTAGGTCGCGGGTGGAGCCGTCCGGGTCACGGAAGCCGACGAGGATCTCCTGGGCCTTCAGGCCGTCGTCGTAGTAGGTGTTTCGCGTCGTGCGGCCCATCGCGTCGGTGTGCTCTCCCAGGCGGCCGGCCGGGTCGTACGCATAGGAGTCCAGCACCACGTCCTCGGCGGTGGACGGGTTGTTCGGGTCGCCGGTGTAGCCGGTGAGCGTCACCGTCGCGAGTTGGCCGAGCGCCGTGTAGGCGTATCGGAAGGTTCCCCGGCCGGGCAGGGTGCGACTGGTCTGGTGGCCGTGGACGTCGTGGGTGTACGTCTCCTGCCCGCCCTCGGGATCGGTGAGCGTGGCCAACCGGCCGTGTGTGTCGAAGGTGCGCCGGGTGGTGCGGGTGGAATCGCCACCGAGGAGGTCGGCAACGGACTCCGTCAGGACCTTGCCGTCGGCGTCGTAGGTGTACGTGGTGCGCGCCTGGTGGTCGGTGCCGGTGACCTCGTTGGTGGTGACCGGGCCGGTGACCGTCAGCGGGCGGGACTCGCCGTCGTAGGTGGTGGTGGTCGTGACGCCGTCGGGGTGCGCGTCGGAGACGACCTTGCTGCCGGTCTCGCGGCCGAGCGCGTCGTAGGTGTACTCCGTGACGACGCCCGCCGGGTCGGTGACCTTCGCCAGGTCCCCGGTCGCGGTGTACTGCCGTGTGGTCACGGCGCCGCGTGTGTCGGTGCTGGTGGCGAGGAGGCCCGCCGGGGTGGTGCCGCCGCCGACCGCGGCTTCCGTGCCGTCGGTGAAGGTGAAGGACTCGGTGCGGCCGGACGGGAAGTCCGGGGTGGCCGGGGAGGTGGTGGAAGTCCGGTCGCCGTAGGTGTTGTAGCCGTAGCTCGTCTTGTACGTGTTGTCGGTCGCGCTCGCCGAGCGGGCGTCGCGTACGGCGGTGAGCTGGTCGTTGCGCGGGTCGAGCGGGTCCGCTGCGTTCAGGTAGTAGCTGTAGTACGCCGTGTGGCAGGTGGCGCTGTTCGCCGTGTCGCGGCACGTGGTCTGGGAGATCTTGTTGCCACGTGCGTCGTTGCCGAAGCGGGTGACCGTGCCGTCGGGGCCGGTTGTGGCCGCCAGGTAGCCGCCGGTGTCGTAGTCGAAGGTGCCGGTGTGGCCCGCCGCGTCGGTCTGGCTGATGAGCCGGTTGCCCTGCAGCGGGTCGTAGGTGTAGCTCGACTTGCGCTGGTCGGGGTCGGTGACCGTGACCGTGAGGGTGGTTGTGCCGGCGACGGCCGGTTCATTGTCACCGGCGGGCTGGTCCGCGGTGCCGGTCACAGCGAGGTCGGAGAGCTGGTAGGTGCCGCCGTTGGCGTCGGTGTACGACGAAACACGGTCGTGCACGGTGTCGTAGGTGACCTCGGCGTGCACCCGGCCGCTGGGCAGCGTCACCTTCGTCAGTTGCTGGGCGAT
Proteins encoded in this window:
- a CDS encoding SMI1/KNR4 family protein: MSIEQLARDAGLTVPRRYQVDWDRAEAAVGTRLPADYKEYVYWFGPGSFDEYLIVCVPGVENSNTELAARLDQERRSARTRAELTGQAPRVPLFPEPGGWLPWGFTTGGDGLYWVTAGDDPDRWTVAGRPGRGADTARFDGGFAAFLRTFVWDTVDMPFIPEAEGGVPVPFEPDTGEWLEGGAGERLAAYGRFA
- a CDS encoding RHS repeat protein, producing the protein MTLPSGRVHAEVTYDTVHDRVSSYTDANGGTYQLSDLAVTGTADQPAGDNEPAVAGTTTLTVTVTDPDQRKSSYTYDPLQGNRLISQTDAAGHTGTFDYDTGGYLAATTGPDGTVTRFGNDARGNKISQTTCRDTANSATCHTAYYSYYLNAADPLDPRNDQLTAVRDARSASATDNTYKTSYGYNTYGDRTSTTSPATPDFPSGRTESFTFTDGTEAAVGGGTTPAGLLATSTDTRGAVTTRQYTATGDLAKVTDPAGVVTEYTYDALGRETGSKVVSDAHPDGVTTTTTYDGESRPLTVTGPVTTNEVTGTDHQARTTYTYDADGKVLTESVADLLGGDSTRTTRRTFDTHGRLATLTDPEGGQETYTHDVHGHQTSRTLPGRGTFRYAYTALGQLATVTLTGYTGDPNNPSTAEDVVLDSYAYDPAGRLGEHTDAMGRTTRNTYYDDGLKAQEILVGFRDPDGSTRDLMLSDRTYDAAGHLVRETTGNGKVTTAYEVDAAGRTTADVLDPTGLARRTAYTYDAGGAVLAVTATGAGGTRTEKVSYHRNATGDITRETVENGTDDLVTTYEVDDRGLVVAVTSPRGNATGADPAAHTTDHRYDALGRLVETRQAPVTAQTRQSPAATVRPTVTVGYNTFGEATDVRDPNGHVTRTAYDRLGRATSTTLPDYTPPGATAPLTSKATRTYDAAGNLASETDALGKVTTYTYDQLGNLAKVEEPAPEDGATAPVSTFTYDLLGEQLSATDPTGARTEATYDDLGRQVTATVFERRPVQGAFTTTLTYDDAGNLLSTKSPTGLTTSGTYNAAGDLLTARDTAGGVTAYTYGPTGLPASVTTPQGAPAARRTTWRAG
- a CDS encoding RHS repeat-associated core domain-containing protein, whose protein sequence is MDALTQATHTYGYDTASRLTSVAYGAAGVTRSLGYDVLDRPTSDTLKSPSGTTTASAAYRYDEASHLTEKTTTGTAGAGTQSYGYDWAGRLTSWTGADDTVTSYTWDAAGNRTSAGDVTATYDERNRLLSAGDTTYTYSARGARTGSSDGSGSHTAAFDALGRMVSADGTAYAYDALGRLVSRGSQSLEYADLSNNPVAVAGGLVFRDPAGDPLSSADADGTNAAVLLSGLHDDVTGAFDPATGALTGSTGYSPFGEVTARSGATSALGYQGEYTDPATGQVNMHARWYDPATGGFSARDSWTLNPVPSINANRYGYGNGNPLVNTDPSGHDVCLFGGCIDTDWVDRGIREAERYANKGYQAAKSGARWVVRNPGKVLRFVGKRALGPIGWAWDAYDLYRSLTREPTTHWGPVTRPDSSPGVQPSGPNNYRTGPYRGRVISTYYGGSGGGPGGGPDVCVYSCVDPGPPPPPPPPPWQELIKDALFTETARPTTAATTDDEHDRFVDESFTRSLKDLGLSEKELRRFFKHFPGFDQQGELSEEFKGLLAEWNNQPGNCMKGGGKSWVYYHPLDSRDRATGVTACLRADAVDYRGRGRKADPGKDTDIMGGDTTRGRGTDRSNPAGWQHLDGQRGWARGHLLGRQLGGNGRNRRNLVKMYNAANSDVMEGYESAVRARLDAGERIFYASVPRYEGSNPVPVTVELYALGSSGRLQHWTVHNTPDGLPPTSGGTP